Genomic DNA from Cloeon dipterum chromosome 3, ieCloDipt1.1, whole genome shotgun sequence:
AAGAAGGAAAAGCCTGAGGTTACAGTCGAAGAGGGAAAGGCTGAGGAAGCAAAGAAGGATAACGTAGATGAAAAAAGCCCAAGTAAAGGGGACAAGAAGACAGAGGACAGGGTTAGTGaagaaaatcagtttaaaacaaattcatcTTGCCGAATTAGCTATTCAAAACCCGCTAGTTTGTTTTATTgatagttatttaaaatatttaaatcaaatttaaaaagatagcTATTGTGAGGCTTAATATAAGGTCAATTTGTGGTATACATTGtagttgatttaattatttggaattttcagaGTGCTTCTTATGAAGGACTGCCGGGTGCAGCTTTCCGCTGTCATTTGTGCAAGAAGAGCATGTGGGACGCAAGGGTGAGTGCCCTAATTTTATCATAATGACacagaaataattatgttatATTTTAGTCCTTTGACAATCATGTTCGCGGAATCGCCCATTTGCGAATGCTGGACAGAGTGGAGAAGGACTATGGCGAAAAGGCCAAGACCCTTCGTGAAGCTTGCCatgtaatttcaaaatataatggaaaggaaacattattaataattaacatcTGATCAATAGGCGGAGGAGATGCGGATCCAGCAAGACCAGGAGTACCAAGCCAGAATGAAGAACAAACCTCTTCCGTCGCGGCGTGACTTTTGCAAAATGTGCGATATGGTCATTTACGGTTCAGTCCTTGACCACCGGCGCTCATCTCAGCACCAGGTGAAATAACTCATTTCTGATTATTATACGGGTTTTGACAGTATCTTGCTCTTCAGGCTCTGAAAAACCATTTGCATCCGAAATGCTCGACCTGCCAGATTGATCTGCCCTCTAGAATCGATCTGGACATCCATGTCCTGACTTCAGCACATTTGAAAGTATGCTGGATATGTTTGCATTTGAATGTAGTGCctcatttacaaaatttacagcgtCTTTTCAGAGACATGCTTAAAAAGCCAAAAGAGGATAAGAGGGAGGAAACCCGTGACAAATCAAAGCAAAAGAAAACGGGGCCTGTCGGAGAGTATGATCCAGATGTGGCAGTTGGttagtttttttctgtttgacaGGAATAATGTGACTCTAAACTCTTGTCATTGATCTGCAGGGGAGAATTACCTGGTCAAGGTGACTGGGATTTTTTGCGAGCTCTGTCGTCAGTTCTTCTTTAGAACTGAGGAATCTCTTAAATTGCACTGCAAGACCAAAGAGCATCACGCTAAAGTGGTGGCTGCTCAGGTATGTTTAACATAAAATCTGATATTTACGCATGTATCAAATACCCCATTTTTAACAGGCTAAAGTCTTGCAAGCAGAAGAAAAGGAGGCGGAACAAGAGGATTCTGAAAAGAAGgaagcagaagaaaaaaatggtgaCGAGCCAGAGGCAAAGAAAACTAAGCAGGTTGATGATGTGTATGACCCATTCTCTGCTGATGCTGAAGAGATGGATGCCAATGAAGAAAATCAGGATTGCCTCCTTGAGGAGCTCGAAGCTGAAATGGAGAGTGCTCCTTATGATCTTGAGCTTGATACTTCTGTTGGAAACACTGCTGACCCTGTCAATGAGGAGGATGCCATCAATGAGGAGAAGGATGCCATCaatgaggaggaggaggatgcCATCAATGAGGAGAAAGATGCTGCCAACAATGAAACTTCTAAGGAGGCCACTGAAAACACAGAGATGCAGTTTGACGAGGAATTGGTCGCAGATATGCCTGAAGCAGGAACAAAATCCAATTGCAGCAACACATCAGGCAGGGGCCGTGGTAGGGGTATGCGACGTGGCCGCGGAAGGGGCAGGGGTAGAAGTTATTAGATTGACTCTGCCACTATCAGGACGCTTTCAATGCTCCCTTTCATGAGGAAGAAAGCCTTTATTTGGAAACTATCATCAACTAATAAACCCTTGACTAAACCTTAACTGGTTAGTTTCACTGTGTCTTATGCCTTTATCAATACAAATATCACACACCTGATAAGTTGAATGCTTCTTAGAAAAAGGAATCTGAGTGCCTGTTTTGCTACAGCTAAttcaaccatttttattaaccTATATGTTGCATGTTATACCGCATTAACTATATCAGATATTATAAATCAGCTCTGTAATAGTCAAATAGATTTTCTTCATGTGCGATGATCTATTGCAGGACTAGCATGCTATCACCAAATAATATACTTGTCGTGTACCTATTTGGCAAGCATCCTATCTTGCCCCAAACGTTTACCAGAGTTTCTAGTCATTAATCTTGCTAAAGTTGATATAAATCTCCGTGCCTTAGGACGGTTAAATATACCTCTCCTGAAGTCGACACCAGCACCCACGTTAATCTGCTAGCTAATTTAGCTCAACCGCTCTAATTTGCATAATGATTGCTGTACAGAGCCTAATGAAGAGGTATAATTACGAATTATGGCCTCAGGTACATGTGACTCACTAAAAGCTGGCAAATTGCTTATCTCGCTCTCATTCTCGCAATCTAAAACTTATCAGCCACCTTTTATAATAGCTCATTCAAATGCTGTTTAGCCAATAAAAGCAGAGTAATTGCAAGGAAAGTGTATAATGTTGAAAGAAACTTGACTTCATATAGCATTACGCCCCTAAAACCTACTTCGCTGACGCAGCCCGCTTGACGAGCACGCAACACGTGTAGTATTATCTTTTCGGCAGGGGCTAAAACTAAACTAATCCAGCTGGACCAAGGATTATATTGGAAGATATTAATTGACCCAGTCTTACTTTTTTCAGGGCATATATATATGGCTTTATTGCAGTTTATCACAAAATATGACGAAGACTAAAACAGCACAGAGTACACGTATGACCATAAAAATGCGTCAAATGGAGCCAGCGCGTATCAAAATAATGATGCGATCCCCATTATCTTATCACACTTTTCAACCTCAAACAGACAACTATAGCTCTCGAGCAGAGCACTCCAACTCCATTCCAATTAACAGTGCGTTAGAGCACACGAGATTTGCAGCTCATTGGAACATTTAATATcgagaataaataaagtgCGCGAAAAACATCCACATCGAGAGCGCCAATGGCACAGAAGGAAGCTGGAGGCCGCAATTGCTGGGCCATCACAGCGGGTATACTCTCCACAGTGAGTCTATTTTCGAGGACTTAAAGCTGAACTCATTATCTTCGTGAAGTTACTTTTACGCAGAATAATTGAGCATGTTGTTAATTTGTTACCTTTGGCCAACATTAATCACTGGAATGATGATGAAGTATGATATTTAACacattgaatttaatatgtgcgaaaataattgaaaagaaatgtCTCATCAGtgtagaattttaacaaaatatagtCACATATAAGTTCATAATTATAtcttataaaagaaaatagatAATTTCAGCAGACATATTAAAATACTATTCTCGCAAAGCTGCGTCTTGGAAATTTGCGATTGGCATCTGTTTACgtgtgtgtttcttttttaattccgtCATTGATTGTGCATCAAGTTGTGGTATTTGATAAACTTATCGATCAGTCACTCAAACATCCGTGTGTGTTAGATTCAAGGAGGATGTTACCTGGCATTGGCTTTAGCAGCGCTAGCTTTGTACTActgcaaaattgaaacatcGGCGAGTACTGATAATCCTGCATTTCTCCTCTActtcatatatttttacagtgaGTATGTTATTGTATATTTAGCTTTTGTTGGAGTTACTTCACACAATCCGTTGATATTTCAGTCTGtgctattttttacaatattaaaacaatctcAGTACGGCTCCAATTGATTATGCACTTCATCTGCAGATCCCCAGTGTAATGATACTTTGGACTCCGTCGTGGAGGGCCAACCAATTAAGTGGCCACCGAAAGAATTCCCAACAGCCACCCTCACTTGGCAATGGGCCATCGCCTACTGCGCCATCAACGGTGTCTGGATATTTACGAGCTTGTTCCTGACAAGTAAGGCGATCAGAGTTTTTCCCTTATTGTCTGCGTCGTCTACACGTCCCCCCCGCCCGTTCACATTATTTATGCTTGCATGCAGGCAGTgctcaaatttgtaaaatattactttatGTGCTACTTCTgactttttattcaaatcggCAAATTTTCTTTGGGAATATTTCTTATATAAAAGgatattaaatgttttcaagAGCGGTATATTTAATATACGATATATGGGGTCCCTATTGTTAGTGCagggaattaataaaaatttgaatacgcGCGTgcctgaaataaattcatattacgcacaattattttaaaatatcccgaatttaaaaatcggttTGTTTCATGAAGTAactgaacaaataatttaatgcgtTTAGTTCAAGAGCAAATTAgtccaaattttaaagcttaatCTGGCGTGAGCTAGAAAAGTAATAATCGAACCATTTTATTCACGGAAAAAACCTCTGCAATATATAATGAGTGTGCCAATAAACCTGTGCattacaatattttgcttgCTCTTTTAGAGGAAACAAAAtactttatatatttttttagcaaatataaattttccctGGTTCCATATAGTTGCTGGTGCAGTAAGCAGCAAAAGAGGAATATTCAGAATTGCTCTACCAGTTCTATGGCTGATCTCAACCTTGGCCGTTCTCGTAGCTGACGTTGTCGCTTCTATCCTGTACGGTCTCGATCTTGGAAAAGTTCTGGTAGGGCTTAGGTTAAAAACTTTTCTCCAACCAGTTTAAGCTGaccacaaacattttttaggaAAGCGAAACATCACCGTTATCAGCTCTCTTAGATGTATCGTCGCTAGATCCACcaattcaactttttttgggaaatcttAAAAATCCTGAAGCTAGTCTGCCATCCGCCGCCCTCCTCATAGCTGTAGCGAGGGGGGGAATTTTGTGGGTCCTCaacttaattttgttcttaGGAGTCCTGGtctcaacaataaaatcaaagtaattgagtgcttttaaaataattgaaattgaatcgcatttaatatttaatcatcACTTTTTAGCAAAGCGGCCAAAAAGCAAGTGAACAATCAGCGACCACCTGTGcaagctgccgccgccacttcCGGCAGGCATGGAGATTCATCCTGGCACCAGTCCCAGGGTGGAGTGGCTAATCCTGCTTATGACAAACACGGAGATCATGACTTACACGCCGTGAGCAAGAAACAAACGTTTGTGGCATTTTTGTATAGTAAATTCAACTTCGAAATCTTTGTCTTTTGTCTGTATGTGCGCAATTAACCAGCAATTAATTTGCCCACGCAActtttcaaacattaaaaGCTTGTactttgtcattttttcatgtttCTGCAACATCCAAAAGTATTAATCTTTATCGCTTTTATTACTCTTGGAAACGTAGAACTTGCGAATCGTGAGTCATTtacgattttttgttttccttgcgTGTTTGCGCGATAAAGAGTAAAGTCGAGGTTTTTCTACAGACGACCCCGTGACGCAGAAATTCTGGCGGCGGAAATGCAACCGCATTCGCACCAAGAACTGCGCAATCAGCGACCTTGGTCATACCTGGACCCTGCTCCTGAAGAGCTGGAGCAAGTGAGGCGCCGGCCGCGAACGCCGCCTGCCGAAGAGTGGAGTTTCAGCCCTGACTCGACCCTGAAGCTGCCAAGAGCGACCCTGGGCCACCCTCAGCCTTCAGCGCCCTACCCTACCGAGCATCAGCATCAAAACCAGTTTTACCACTATCCCTTCCCTGAGCAGCAGTATGGAAATCGCTACCTGAACACAGCCGGCAGGCACAATCCCTACTTGAAATGAGCCAAACGGGCgcacttgaaaaataattttgttttatcaaGAACACCAGCCCCATAACAAAAATGATGCCACGTTTAAATcgcgtaaataaaatttgtattaattattttatataccCAGTTGATAACGTTCAacaagtaaacaaaaataatatgtatttttattctttgaatATATTTGTCTTATATTTATACAAGCCAGTTAAACTATGTTGTGAAACGTAAATTAtctaatttatattctttaCTCTATATTTATAACAATGTGAGAGAGCATTCCAATAAAAGTGCATGGCGTAGCGCATGTGATATATCTTATTGAaatgtcatttatttttgcgtcatttgtattttatgtgtATGATAGCTACAGagatttgagaaaattttctcgTAAGGACAGGCGTTCTGCGATGGAAATGGAAATCTCTTTCTCTAACTGTTGAGTCgttgaattttattcctaTCGATTCTCGACACCCAACTGACGCTTTATTCATAAGATCTTCATATATgtttatttgtcaaattagttagaattatatttctgtcaattgtaaaatcaatatacGTATATCTCATGAGAGAGGGCAGCAGCTGGAGCTAAAACATTACAAacacaaatcaatttcaacGAATGTCACTTACAATGAGAACAAgtctgattttcattttactgaTGGGAATGAATTTGTTGCATATTGACACGCTAGTACGCAGCTAAAGACCAAGAAGAATGAATTActctaaaattgaattacctAGACACGTGTacccaataaaataaaatattcacgcATTTATATAATCAAGCACCTTTTCAAGCGGAAAACATAAGCGCGATTAATTCAATCGGTTTGCTCAAAGCAACAGAGGAATGTGCATTGTGTGTATATTTATCTTCAAAGGCTAGGCATGCCACAGAAGCCATTGAGGTTAAATAAAAGAGTGCTAACAGTGCGTTTGTTTACTCTAGCGCGCCTGCAGCGCATCCAGCGTTGAGAATAGTCGCACTTAAATGATCAATCACGAAATGTCAAATGTTTCAATCCAAACTTGCAGCCGAAACACTGTGTTGCAATCAAGAAGTTTAAAAGGGGGAATTAATAGGCaaatgctaaaatttcaaaattcctgcGTTTGACGGAACTGCGTCAGGCATACCAAAGCTCATTTTACCAAAAACATTCTAAGACCATTTTTCCactataaaatttggaaattttgacgtCAGTATAGCTATGACTGAAATTTCCCGCTAGCGTGACTGTTGTAAATGTTAATTTggtcaattcattttttttatagataTCAAACGAGGAAAGAGGAAGTTTAAAACCTCAAAAGGCGCAAGCGTTCTTTCATGAACGGCACTGTCGAGCACTATTATATCTAGACGCATTTTTACTTGAACGCCTCTGGAGAGGTAGTCCGCACGCCCCAAATTTGATcgaatcattttaattcactgTTTGAATCTTTTTGCAGGTAAGACACTTCTGCTCAACAGgataaaatcagttttcaCGCTTCTCTCGACTGCTAAGTTTGTAATTATCAACACCGACCACAAGCTAGAGGATGCGCTTAACACGCCTCGCATAGCAATTATAATTGGACTCCCAAACAAGTGtgattatttccatttattcAAAGTTACGAAAGCGTTGATCTCTTTATAAAAGCGCAGCAAaccttttaatattaaaaggcacgttcctaaaaatattttcttttgtgaaatGAAACGAGTGCTGATTTTCGGCCAAGAATTtctaaaacaatattaatattgCGTGGGAAACTATTTTGCTGTTCACTCCCACTGATATCTATCACTTTGTCAGTGTTGATTTTGGCTGTAATGATTGACTTACCCGCGGATATTTACAACCCACGTGGTTGCTACGTATCATTTTTATGCTATACAGAAACACCTTATTGGAGCAGTCGCGGCCAGTTGATAAGCCCGCGGTGATATCACCAAGAGAATTACTTAAAGCTCATCAACCTAAGTCGAAGGAGCAAGTTAGCCTGCAAGAAGCAAGAGGGAAGGACGCACACCATCGATGTCTAACGATATCATGTCACCACACATCAGGGTAGTGGCCCTTTTAGGCGGAACCTTGAGCACAGTAagtttccatttaaaaagatcgggaatcgaatttaaaaaaaattgaattggttatttggcattcaaattttcctgcTATGAAAACAAATCCTTAATTTGTatctttatatatatatatatatatatatagtaaaataagaattaaacggtaaagaaaaatatttagtttcaaaagaTTATACTTGATAATTGTTAGGAGAAGGATTAACATAATAGgtagtaattttaaataactatattttttattgaaatttggtCAAAAAGAGTAAACGCAGTGACATGCGTAAAATTACATTCCGTTACTGACTGGATAATCACTGTTTTAACTAACATACCGCCGTTAAAGATTTTTAGTCTCACATAAGAGATTATTACAAAAAGGTCGAGTCAGCTTAATACCTAATAACCATtccaataaattaacttttcaacttcaaaaaaCAACtcatttgaacaattttatatttttttgacaCAAATCTTTcatattattcttgttttatat
This window encodes:
- the Pep gene encoding zinc finger protein on ecdysone puffs — translated: MSFNNYGGGGVPNPWGNSAGNFQANPGIAGIGGFAGNAGINLNNLNTPQAQLAVGLISNLLTIQQQQQQQQQPPPPVQPQLNMMGLGGMGPMNSGFRQGGQGSNQGYSTRRYSPPRRRFRSPSPRRHQQARRPTASNSGKSYADNHRRMPVKRDHVGYQQNKKRPEGKNEWKKKPDLKRDDEEEKHEEMPGTAESEREQAQTADENSNAPNLAEEESPEVTKKEKPEVTVEEGKAEEAKKDNVDEKSPSKGDKKTEDRSASYEGLPGAAFRCHLCKKSMWDARSFDNHVRGIAHLRMLDRVEKDYGEKAKTLREACHAEEMRIQQDQEYQARMKNKPLPSRRDFCKMCDMVIYGSVLDHRRSSQHQALKNHLHPKCSTCQIDLPSRIDLDIHVLTSAHLKRLFRDMLKKPKEDKREETRDKSKQKKTGPVGEYDPDVAVGENYLVKVTGIFCELCRQFFFRTEESLKLHCKTKEHHAKVVAAQAKVLQAEEKEAEQEDSEKKEAEEKNGDEPEAKKTKQVDDVYDPFSADAEEMDANEENQDCLLEELEAEMESAPYDLELDTSVGNTADPVNEEDAINEEKDAINEEEEDAINEEKDAANNETSKEATENTEMQFDEELVADMPEAGTKSNCSNTSGRGRGRGMRRGRGRGRGRSY
- the LOC135940655 gene encoding uncharacterized protein LOC135940655, whose product is MAQKEAGGRNCWAITAGILSTIQGGCYLALALAALALYYCKIETSASTDNPAFLLYFIYFYNPQCNDTLDSVVEGQPIKWPPKEFPTATLTWQWAIAYCAINGVWIFTSLFLTIAGAVSSKRGIFRIALPVLWLISTLAVLVADVVASILYGLDLGKVLESETSPLSALLDVSSLDPPIQLFLGNLKNPEASLPSAALLIAVARGGILWVLNLILFLGVLVSTIKSNKAAKKQVNNQRPPVQAAAATSGRHGDSSWHQSQGGVANPAYDKHGDHDLHAVSKKQTRPRDAEILAAEMQPHSHQELRNQRPWSYLDPAPEELEQVRRRPRTPPAEEWSFSPDSTLKLPRATLGHPQPSAPYPTEHQHQNQFYHYPFPEQQYGNRYLNTAGRHNPYLK